In a genomic window of Paramecium tetraurelia macronuclear, complete genome:
- a CDS encoding Tubulin-tyrosine ligase — MQRDLAIFPNTPQLQGLFNPTPIHPMTAFVARSCYKYNQLQRNKQQRIVIQHIPQKLRPNEKRHISLPRALQAIKKQQFESLRRSSHQKDQSYSLVFSEFKQEELILSNIDKFYNMQNKLQTSNDDLVEERKANLKELKRSNSKMKNALENDKTKLILQNILGGMQQKVNEVAHENHMRIMGMQIKKFKLQDQQSIRNKAWSQEKERESSKSFVEKRDFNTRSVQKKRYQSPQTKIKNISQQAMKTNQNFRFSLTDYSSLSREQLFQMKLLSYHYLIFIVASQSNFYVQPSEGVIELKFKVGKGNNSLLIKELFKSRWWWNLNQEAEYKELNFIWTQIKVPQFMNLQEWSKDPSINRLKSLSSTFADLKRQKKQKSPKSNKQIQKFGTFDDPIKKLIVEQDVNELKSMDKSIQSFIKYAEKKELKIIENVNKIHNHIERNYHLGNKKAMFHNMKKYYELTKQELSLHLPMTFHVSGTKDKQYQQFMEYYKQKKGNNIWIVKPGEFTNRGNGIIVCQSLAEIHKIVSKKQVHPNGKPFTYLIQKYIEKPFLYNKRKFDIRCYFLITQLNSIIRAYWYEEGYIRTSSEEFDIKDVSNQYVHLTNDAIQKYSEAYGKYENGNKLSFAEFQRYLDKWHSNDHLNFYKDLYPELKIITLNAIKSVYHKIEPYKRNYNFEIFGLDFMIDEKFQPYLIEINTNPCLELSSPLLGRIIPAMVENAFRLSIDTLIPPPEQSTWPPNKKHLLFYDNMLENNRFQLIFDEREDAQELNVLYSNQLNDDQTDEMDEEEEEYQSDAD, encoded by the exons ATGCAAAGAGATTTAGCTATATTTCCAAATACACCATAGCTATAAGGTCTATTTAATCCGACTCCCATTCATCCCATGACAGCTTTTGTCGCAAGATCATGTTATAAGTACAATCAACTACAaagaaacaaataataaagaatcgTTATATAACACATACCTTAAAAACTAAGACCGAATGAGAAGAGACACATTTCTTTACCTAGAGCCTTGTAGGCCATAAAGAAACAGCAATTTGAAT CATTGAGAAGATCATCTCATTAAAAGGATTAGTCCTATAGTTTAGTATTCTCTGAGTTTAAATAGGAGGAATTAATCCTATCaaatatagataaattttataatatgtagaataaattacaaaCAAGCAATGATGATTTAGTTGAAGAAAGGAAGGCAAATctgaaagaattaaaaaggtCAAATTCTAAGATGAAGAATGCTTTAGAGAATGATAAAACTAagctaattttataaaacataTTAGGAGGAATGTAACAGAAGGTTAATGAAGTTGCACATGAGAATCATATGAGAATAATGGGGATgcaaataaagaaatttaaattgcaagATCAATAgtcaattagaaataaagCATGGTCTCAAGAAAAGGAACGAGAATCCTCAAAATCTTTTGTTGAAAAGAGGGATTTTAATACTCGTTCAgtttaaaagaaaagataTCAATCCCCTTAgactaaaatcaaaaatatatcataataagCAATGAAGacaaatcaaaatttcaGATTTTCACTAACAgattattcttcattaagCAGAGAATAATTGTTCTAAATGAAATTACTGAGTTATcactatttgatttttatagttGCTTCGCAAAGtaatttttatgtttaacCATCTGAGGGTgtgattgaattaaaattcaaagtgggaaaaggaaataatagtttattaataaaagaattgttTAAATCTAGATGGTGGTGGAATCTAAATCAAGAGGCTGAATATaaggaattaaattttatatggACGTAGATTAAGGTTCCACAATTTATGAATCTATAAGAATGGAGTAAAGATCCTTccattaatagattaaaatccCTATCTTCAACATTTGCAgatttaaaaagataaaaaaaacaGAAATCCccaaaaagtaataaataaattcaaaagttTGGAACATTCGATGatccaataaaaaaattgattgtaGAATAGGATGTTAATGAACTGAAATCAATGGATAAGTCCATCTAAAGTTTTATTAAGTATGCTGAAAAGAAGgagttaaaaataattgagaatGTAAATAAA ATTCACAATCATATTGAGAGAAATTATCATCTGGGTAATAAGAAAGCCATGTTCCATAATATGAAGAAGtattatgaattaacaaAACAGGAGTTATCTCTTCATTTACCTATGACTTTCCATGTTTCTGGAACCAAAGATAAGTAATATCAATAGTTTAtggaatattataaatagaa GAAGGGAAACAATATTTGGATAGTGAAGCCAGGAGAATTTACTAATAGAGGAAATGGAATTATTGTTTGTTAATCCTTAGctgaaattcataaaattgtAAGCAAAAAGTAGGTTCATCCCAATGGCAAACCATTTACTTATTTGatacaaaaatatattgaaaaaccCTTTCTGTATAACAAACGCAAATTTGACATACGGTGTTACTTTTTGATAACTCAGTTAAATAGCATCATCAGAGCCTACTGGTATGAGGAAGGCTATATAAGAACTTCGAGTGAAGAATTTGATATCAAAGATGTGAGTAATTAGTATGTGCATTTAACTAATGATgctattcaaaaatatagtGAGGCTTATGGAAAATACGAAAATGGGAACAAGTTGTCTTTTGCAGAATTCTAAAGATATCTTGATAAATGGCATAGTAATGATCATCTGAATTTCTATAAGGATTTATACCCAGAATTGAAGATAATCACTTTGAATGCCATTAAGTCTGTATACCATAAGATTGAGCCTTACAAAAGAAACtacaattttgaaatttttggATTAGATTTCATGATTGATGAGAAATTCTAAccatatttaattgaaatcaatacAAACCCTTGTTTAGAACTCAGTTCTCCCTTGTTGGGTAGAATTATTCCTGCTATGGTTGAAAATGCCTTCAg GTTATCTATAGATACATTGATTCCTCCACCAGAGTAATCTACTTGGCCACCGAACAAgaaacatttattattttacgATAACATGTTGGAAAACAATagattctaattgattttcgACGAAAGAGAAGATGCCTAAGAATTAAATGTGTTATAtagcaattaattaaatgatgatcAAACAGATGAAATGGATGAAGAAGAGGAAGAATATCAATCTGATGCTGATTGA